A genome region from Clostridium pasteurianum includes the following:
- a CDS encoding CtsR family transcriptional regulator, protein MRLSDIIEEFLKEMIAENSENELEIQRNELANHFSCAPSQINYVLTTRFTTDKGYYIESRRGGGGCIKIRRVQYNEKKPFVSSIVDRIGDSITYDSGCKIVDALLDMDVLTDREGNIIKACINDRTLLDTGDKRNEVRAEILKSALIILFV, encoded by the coding sequence ATGAGATTATCTGATATCATAGAGGAATTTTTAAAAGAGATGATTGCTGAAAATAGTGAAAACGAGCTTGAAATACAGAGAAATGAATTAGCTAATCATTTTAGTTGTGCTCCCTCTCAGATAAATTATGTTTTAACCACACGATTTACAACAGATAAAGGATACTATATAGAAAGTAGACGTGGCGGAGGTGGATGCATAAAAATTAGAAGGGTTCAATATAACGAAAAGAAACCATTTGTAAGTTCTATTGTTGATAGAATAGGTGATAGTATAACTTATGATTCTGGTTGCAAAATAGTTGATGCTCTTTTGGATATGGATGTTTTAACTGATAGGGAAGGAAATATAATAAAGGCATGTATAAACGATAGGACTTTATTAGATACTGGCGATAAACGAAATGAAGTGAGAGCTGAAATATTAAAATCTGCGCTTATTATCTTGTTTGTATAA
- a CDS encoding glycine--tRNA ligase encodes MSTEKTMDKIVSLAKNRGFVFPGSEIYGGLANAWDYGPLGVELKNNIKKLWWKKFVQDNPYNVGLDCAILMNKEVWVASGHLGGFSDPLMDCKECKSRFRADKLVEEYLTEQGEEVASADGWSNEKLEGFIKEHHIKCPKCGKENFTSIRQFNLMYKTFQGVTEDASSELYLRPETAQGIFVNFKNVQRSSRKKVPFGIGQIGKAFRNEITPGNFIFRIREFEQMEMEFFCKPGTDLDWFKYWKDYCWKFLMDLGVNKENLRFRDHSPEELVFYSKATSDIEYRFPFGWGELWGVADRTDYDLKKHMEHSGEDMNYLDPVSHEKYIPYVIEPSLGADRVTLAFLVDAYDEEELENGDKRVVMHFNPQIAPVKAAVLPLSKKLSDKAMEVYSTISSKFNVEYDETGSIGKRYRREDEIGTPFCITVDFDTLNDEAVTVRDRDTMTQVRIKISELEKYLEDKIR; translated from the coding sequence ATGAGTACTGAAAAAACTATGGATAAAATAGTGTCGCTTGCAAAAAACAGAGGATTTGTTTTCCCAGGTTCTGAAATATATGGTGGTCTTGCAAATGCCTGGGATTATGGTCCATTAGGAGTAGAATTAAAGAACAATATAAAAAAATTGTGGTGGAAAAAGTTTGTGCAAGATAATCCTTATAATGTTGGACTTGATTGTGCTATATTAATGAATAAAGAGGTTTGGGTAGCATCAGGACATCTTGGAGGTTTTTCAGATCCTCTTATGGATTGTAAAGAATGTAAATCAAGATTTAGAGCAGATAAGCTCGTTGAAGAATATTTAACAGAGCAGGGAGAAGAAGTAGCTAGTGCTGATGGTTGGTCAAATGAAAAATTAGAAGGTTTCATAAAAGAACATCATATTAAATGCCCTAAATGTGGAAAAGAGAATTTTACTTCAATTAGACAATTTAATCTTATGTATAAAACTTTTCAGGGTGTAACTGAAGATGCTTCATCTGAACTTTATTTAAGACCGGAAACAGCTCAAGGTATATTTGTAAACTTTAAAAACGTTCAGAGATCTTCAAGAAAAAAGGTTCCTTTTGGAATAGGACAGATAGGAAAAGCATTTAGAAATGAAATAACTCCTGGAAACTTTATTTTTAGAATAAGAGAATTTGAACAAATGGAAATGGAATTCTTCTGTAAACCAGGAACTGATTTAGATTGGTTTAAATATTGGAAAGATTACTGCTGGAAGTTCCTTATGGATTTAGGCGTTAATAAGGAAAATTTGAGATTTAGAGATCATTCTCCAGAAGAACTTGTATTCTATAGTAAAGCAACTTCAGATATTGAATACCGTTTCCCATTTGGTTGGGGAGAGCTTTGGGGCGTAGCTGATAGAACAGATTATGACCTTAAGAAACATATGGAGCATTCAGGAGAAGATATGAACTATTTAGATCCTGTAAGTCATGAAAAATATATACCATATGTAATAGAACCTTCTTTAGGTGCGGATAGAGTCACACTTGCATTTTTAGTTGATGCTTATGATGAAGAAGAACTTGAAAATGGTGATAAGAGAGTTGTAATGCACTTTAATCCACAAATTGCGCCTGTTAAAGCTGCTGTACTTCCTTTGAGCAAAAAATTATCAGATAAAGCTATGGAAGTTTATTCTACTATAAGTTCAAAATTCAATGTAGAATATGATGAGACAGGAAGTATAGGTAAGAGATATAGAAGAGAAGATGAAATAGGTACACCTTTCTGTATAACTGTTGATTTTGATACTTTAAATGATGAAGCTGTTACAGTTAGGGATAGAGATACTATGACACAGGTAAGAATAAAAATAAGTGAATTAGAAAAATATTTGGAAGACAAAATAAGATAA
- a CDS encoding ROK family protein, translated as MDKKYVVGVDLGGTKISCAISDLDGKIINQYTLPTLSQEGEAAVLTRIIESISKVIGDSKVNKDEIKAIGIGSPGPLDSKKGMIISTPNLPFKNFKLVEPIKNKFGIETYLDNDANVAAIGEFMFGAGKGTENMVFVTVSTGVGGGAIINGKIYRGNTNNALEIGHTTLVEDGPRCNCGNYGCTEALASGTAIAKRAKEALETGAETSLRNYENVTSYEVFQEAKKGDKVASDILDKCLNYLGICVANIVATLDPEMVVIGGGVSKGGNIVFEKVREVVNTRCFDSMAASCKIVPAGLGTDAGVIGAVALAILESK; from the coding sequence ATGGACAAAAAGTATGTTGTAGGAGTAGATCTTGGTGGTACTAAAATCAGTTGTGCTATATCAGATCTTGATGGTAAAATTATAAATCAATATACATTGCCAACTCTTTCACAAGAGGGTGAAGCGGCTGTACTTACTAGAATAATTGAATCAATAAGTAAAGTTATTGGGGATTCAAAAGTTAATAAGGATGAAATAAAGGCAATAGGGATAGGATCACCAGGACCTTTAGATTCTAAAAAAGGGATGATAATTTCAACACCTAATCTACCATTTAAAAATTTTAAGTTGGTTGAGCCTATTAAGAATAAGTTTGGTATTGAGACATATCTTGATAACGATGCCAATGTCGCTGCTATAGGAGAATTTATGTTTGGAGCAGGTAAAGGTACTGAAAATATGGTCTTTGTCACTGTAAGTACTGGAGTTGGTGGTGGAGCCATAATAAATGGAAAGATATACAGAGGAAATACTAACAATGCATTGGAAATAGGACATACAACATTGGTAGAAGATGGTCCAAGATGTAATTGCGGAAATTACGGTTGCACAGAGGCTCTTGCTTCAGGAACAGCTATAGCTAAAAGAGCTAAAGAGGCACTTGAGACAGGTGCGGAAACTTCTCTTAGAAATTATGAGAATGTTACATCATATGAAGTTTTTCAAGAGGCTAAGAAAGGCGATAAGGTTGCTTCAGATATATTAGACAAATGTTTAAATTATCTTGGAATATGTGTAGCCAATATTGTTGCAACTCTTGATCCTGAAATGGTAGTAATAGGTGGAGGAGTTTCAAAAGGTGGCAATATAGTATTTGAAAAAGTAAGAGAAGTTGTTAATACAAGATGTTTTGACTCTATGGCAGCTTCATGTAAGATTGTTCCTGCAGGACTTGGAACAGATGCTGGAGTAATTGGAGCAGTAGCACTTGCAATCCTTGAAAGTAAATAA
- a CDS encoding protein arginine kinase produces the protein MENWLNNTNNNNQMVITTRIRLARNIKGIPFPDKLSDDEGRNVVEKVNSAFNKSENQNFKCIDLWENDNNCNAEFLEKHLISKKLIDNSRKSAFILNNDETVSIMINEEDHLRLQAITAGLNLKEAYNCIDKIDDELEENIDYAFDEKLGYLTACPTNLGTGMRASVMIHLPALSMNNEMGRVLNALSQIGITIRGLWGEGSKAIGGLYQISNQVTLGMSEMDIISNLKTVVEQIMNQENLSRERIMKKYKYELEDKMYRSLGILKNSVILDINECLNLISNVRIGVEMGIIKNIDINKLNNLLVNVQKATLQEIYNKKLSKSEENIKRALYVRENLR, from the coding sequence ATGGAGAATTGGCTTAATAACACAAACAATAATAATCAAATGGTAATTACAACAAGGATTCGTCTTGCAAGAAATATAAAAGGTATACCATTTCCCGATAAATTATCTGATGATGAAGGAAGAAATGTGGTAGAGAAGGTTAATAGTGCTTTTAATAAATCAGAAAATCAGAATTTTAAATGTATAGATTTATGGGAAAACGACAATAATTGTAATGCAGAGTTTCTTGAGAAACACCTTATAAGCAAAAAACTTATAGATAATTCTAGAAAATCTGCATTCATACTAAATAACGATGAAACTGTAAGTATAATGATAAATGAAGAAGATCATTTGAGACTTCAGGCTATAACTGCAGGACTTAATTTGAAAGAAGCATATAATTGCATAGATAAAATAGATGATGAATTAGAGGAAAATATAGATTATGCGTTTGATGAAAAACTTGGATATTTAACTGCTTGCCCAACTAATTTAGGAACTGGAATGAGAGCTTCTGTAATGATTCATCTTCCAGCGCTATCCATGAACAATGAAATGGGTAGAGTACTAAATGCTTTATCTCAGATAGGAATTACTATAAGAGGCCTATGGGGTGAAGGTTCTAAAGCTATTGGAGGATTGTATCAAATATCAAACCAGGTAACTTTAGGAATGAGCGAAATGGATATTATATCAAATCTGAAAACTGTTGTTGAACAGATAATGAATCAAGAAAATTTATCAAGAGAACGTATAATGAAGAAGTACAAATATGAATTGGAAGATAAAATGTATAGATCGCTCGGTATACTGAAAAATTCGGTGATTTTAGATATTAACGAATGTTTAAATCTTATTTCTAATGTAAGAATAGGAGTTGAGATGGGAATTATAAAGAATATAGATATTAATAAACTAAATAATCTATTAGTGAATGTTCAAAAAGCAACATTGCAAGAAATTTATAACAAAAAATTATCCAAAAGTGAGGAGAACATAAAGAGAGCACTTTATGTTAGAGAAAATTTAAGGTAG
- a CDS encoding UvrB/UvrC motif-containing protein, which produces MVCEICHKNEANVHITQIINGDKKELNVCEECAKNIQGVNISSDIDFISPFSFQNILSGIMDYIGGNAQIDKNQEIVCKNCGTTYSEFKEKGLFGCSECYKYFNSMLSPIINRVQGNVEHNGKIPKKSGKEIINKNNIARLKSELQKAVFQEEYEKAAELRDKIKELQGKDGGEN; this is translated from the coding sequence ATGGTATGTGAAATTTGTCATAAAAATGAGGCTAATGTTCATATAACACAAATAATAAATGGAGATAAAAAAGAATTAAATGTATGTGAGGAATGTGCTAAAAATATTCAGGGTGTAAATATTTCTTCGGATATTGACTTTATTTCACCTTTTTCTTTTCAGAACATTTTGAGTGGCATAATGGATTATATAGGTGGAAACGCACAAATTGACAAAAATCAAGAAATAGTATGTAAGAATTGCGGAACTACTTATAGTGAATTTAAGGAAAAAGGTTTATTTGGATGCAGCGAATGCTATAAATATTTCAATTCAATGTTATCTCCAATTATAAATAGGGTTCAAGGCAATGTTGAACATAATGGTAAAATACCTAAAAAATCAGGTAAGGAAATAATAAATAAAAATAATATAGCTAGACTTAAATCTGAATTGCAGAAGGCTGTATTTCAAGAAGAATATGAAAAGGCAGCAGAACTTAGAGATAAAATAAAGGAACTTCAGGGTAAAGACGGAGGTGAAAATTGA
- the murD gene encoding UDP-N-acetylmuramoyl-L-alanine--D-glutamate ligase, translating into MKRNFDEFKNFIKNKKTAVVGMGISNRPLIHFLIKLGANVTAFDKKTEKELGNEVIDEFAGEGVNFKLGENYLSFLKGFDVIFKTPSMRIDSEALVNAKAEGAYITSEMEEFIKYCPAKIFGVTGSDGKTTTTTLIYNMLKEQGYKTWVGGNIGAPLFSKIEQISSENKVVLELSSFQLMTIDVSPEVSVVTNLSPNHLDIHKDMNEYINAKKNIFIHQRKENTLVINRDNEITNKMENEAKGKVLKFSRQDKIAEGAFYNKEDETLYLMGEKVCMKDEIRLKGMDNVENFLAAFCAVKNDVSKENMKKVAEEFSGVEHRREFVRELEGVKYYNDSIASSPTRTLSGLNAYGKPVILIAGGYDKHIPFEPLAEKGYDKIKVLILMGNTKYKIKEAFDKVLKEKKVKLPMVMVDTMEDAVQEAKKAAVSGDIVTLSPACASFDKFPNFEVRGNKFKDIVKKLK; encoded by the coding sequence ATGAAAAGAAATTTTGATGAGTTTAAAAATTTTATAAAGAATAAGAAAACAGCAGTTGTTGGGATGGGTATAAGCAATAGACCTCTTATACATTTCTTAATTAAATTAGGAGCCAATGTAACTGCCTTTGATAAAAAGACTGAGAAAGAATTGGGAAATGAAGTTATAGATGAATTTGCGGGGGAAGGTGTGAATTTTAAACTTGGAGAGAATTATTTATCTTTCTTAAAAGGTTTTGATGTTATATTTAAAACTCCTTCTATGAGAATAGATAGTGAGGCATTAGTTAATGCTAAGGCAGAGGGTGCATATATAACATCAGAGATGGAAGAATTCATAAAGTATTGCCCAGCAAAGATTTTTGGAGTAACGGGTAGCGATGGTAAAACAACAACAACAACTTTAATATATAATATGTTAAAAGAACAAGGATATAAAACTTGGGTTGGAGGGAATATAGGTGCTCCTCTATTTTCAAAGATAGAGCAAATTTCTTCTGAAAATAAGGTTGTGCTTGAACTTTCTAGTTTTCAACTTATGACAATAGATGTTTCACCTGAAGTATCAGTCGTTACTAATTTGAGCCCAAATCATTTAGACATACATAAAGATATGAATGAATATATAAATGCCAAGAAAAACATATTTATTCATCAGAGAAAGGAAAATACCTTAGTTATAAATAGAGATAATGAAATAACAAATAAGATGGAAAATGAAGCAAAAGGTAAGGTACTTAAATTCAGCAGGCAAGATAAAATTGCAGAAGGCGCATTTTATAATAAAGAAGATGAAACTTTATATTTAATGGGTGAGAAAGTTTGCATGAAAGATGAAATAAGGTTAAAGGGAATGGACAACGTAGAAAACTTTCTTGCTGCATTTTGTGCTGTAAAAAATGATGTATCAAAGGAAAATATGAAGAAAGTAGCTGAGGAATTTTCTGGAGTTGAGCACAGACGTGAATTTGTTAGGGAACTAGAAGGAGTAAAATATTATAATGATTCAATAGCTTCAAGCCCAACAAGAACACTTTCAGGCTTAAACGCATATGGTAAACCTGTCATACTTATAGCTGGTGGCTATGATAAGCATATACCTTTTGAACCGCTTGCAGAGAAGGGCTATGACAAAATAAAAGTTTTGATTTTGATGGGAAATACAAAATATAAAATAAAAGAAGCTTTTGATAAAGTACTTAAAGAGAAAAAAGTTAAATTACCTATGGTAATGGTTGATACAATGGAGGATGCAGTACAAGAAGCTAAAAAAGCGGCTGTAAGTGGAGATATTGTTACACTTTCACCTGCATGTGCAAGTTTTGATAAGTTTCCTAACTTTGAAGTCAGAGGAAACAAATTTAAAGACATAGTAAAAAAATTAAAGTAA